In the genome of Methanococcoides burtonii DSM 6242, the window GTTTACACAAGGTCAACCATTGCGTCTTCCTTCAGGATACCCCTAACAATAAGGGTATGATCCAGAAGTCAAAGGACTACATCGCATACGGTACTGTCGATGTTGAATCACTGACTGAGGTACTCAGCAAACGTGGAAGGTTGGAAGGCGATGCTCGTCTTACCGATGAATATGTGAAGGAAAACTCCGAGTTTGCTTCCATTGCTTCCTTTGCAGAAGCTCTTGTTAATGATGATGCAAAGATCACCGATGTCCCACTGTTGAAACCTGTTTTCAGGCTTCACCCTCCAAGGAAGGGACACGCTGGTATCAAAAGGACTGCTCAACAGGGCGGTGTCCTTGGAAACCATGGCGATGATATCAAGGCACTTTTGAACAAGATGAGGTGATGTTATGACTAGCAGAAAATGCAACACAAAGAAGTTCAGGGGTTCCCGTACATGTGGTGGCGGAACTACAAAGAACCGGCGCGGTGCAGGTAACCGTGGTGGCCGTGGTAGATCTGGTGAAAACAAACACCACTTCACAAGGGCTCTTCAGCTCGGTTACATACGTGGGAGCGAACGTGGTTTTTCTCGTCCATTAAAGGCGATACATGATGTTTCTGTCGTGAATGTAGGCGAACTTGATGAACTTGCAGATCAGCTCGTAGAAGATGGCTTTGCAAAGCTTGAAGCTGGAGCATATGTCATGGACCTTGCAGATCTGGAAATTGAAAAAGTTCTTGGTACCGGAAAAGTAACAAAGAATATGGTTGTTACTGCATGCAATTTCTCAGAAGTTGCAAGGGGCAAGATCGAAACTGCAGGTGGATCCTGCGTAGAACTTAAAGAGTAATGTCTTTTTAGACATTACTTTTATATTTGTTATCAATCATTATACTGTACAAATGATTTTGATGTCCTGTTATTGGATTTCAAACCTAATTTAAGGGTGTAGTTAATGAGTCTAAGGGAGAGTTTGGAACCGATTTTTAATAGATTGCCCGCCGTAGCTAGTCCGGAAGGGCATGTGCATTTTAAAAACAAGTTAATGTGGACTCTTGGAATACTTGTGCTTTATTTCGCTCTGGCGAATATTCCACTGTTTGGTCTTTCAAGTGATTCTATTGACCTGTTCGAACAATATCGTGCTTTCTTCGCAGGAGCATCTGGTTCTTTGATGCTGTTGGGTATAGGTCCTATTGTTACCGCATCTATCGTACTTCAGCTTCTTGTTGGTGCTGATGTTATCAAACTCAATATGTCCGATCCTGCAGACCAGGCATTCTTCCAGGGTGCACAGAAATTTATGGTCTTTGTCATGATTATTCTTGAAGCTCTGCCACAGATAGTTGGTGGTTATATCCAGCCTGATGCTGGTGTAGCATCAGCACTTGGAGTAGGGCTCGGAGCCGTTACTGCGATCATCTTTATCCAGATCTGTATTGGTGGAGTTCTTATCCTCTTTATGGATGAGATCGTTTCAAAATGGGGAATTGGTTCCGGTGTAGGACTTTTCATCGTGGCCGGTGTTTCCCAGCAGATCGTAACAGGTCTGTTCAATTGGGGTCTTGACACTACGGGTCTTCCAATTGGTATCCTTCCGAAATGGATATACATAGTCCAGAATGTGGGGTTGGATTACATCGCGACCAGTGAAGGCGTAATGTTCCTGCTCATTAGAGGTGGGATACTTGCACTGATCAGTACAGTAGCTATATTCCTAATGGTCGTGTTCGTGGAGAGTACTCGTATCGAGATACCTCTTGCACATAGTGCAGTGAGAGGTGCTAGAGGCAGATTCCCCGTAAAACTTATATATGCTTCAGTTCTTCCGATGATCCTTGTAAGGGCACTTCAGGCAAACCTTCAGATGATAGGTCTGCTGCTTTCAGGACGTGGTATCAACGTACTTGGTGAATATTATGGTTCAACGCCTATCAACGGCATCATGTATTATATTTCACCGATTAACAGTCCTTATGACTGGATCCCATCACTCGTGAGGGAAACGTTCACTGGATATGGTGCTCCTGTTCCATCAATGTGGCAGGTCGGGTTGCATGTGTTCGTTGATGCGTTCTTCTTGATCGCAGGTGGTATCATATTCGCTCTGTTCTGGATCGAAACGACCGGAATGGGTGCAAAACCAACGGCTCAAAAGGTATTCAATTCAGGTATGCAGATCCCAGGTTTCAGGCGTAATGTCGGAAGTATCGAGAAAGTAATGCTCAGGTACATCCCGAAGGTCACTATCATTGGTGGTGCTTTCATTGGTGTACTGACACTTCTGGCAAGTTTGCTCGGTACCATTGGTGGTGCTGGAGGTACTGGATTGTTGCTTACAGTAAGTATTGTGTATCGCCTGTATGAGGACATTGCATCTGAACAGATGATGGAAATGCATCCAATGGTCAGATCATTCTTCGGACAGGAATAATTAAATAATGGAGATATATTGATGAATGTTGTATTGTTTGGTCCACCGGGTGCAGGAAAAGGCACCCAGGCCAAAGAACTTGATAAGCATTATCAGATCCCTCACATATCTACCGGTGATATCCTGAGGGCTAATGTGCGCGATGGTACTAAACTTGGTAAAGAAGCAAAGGGCTATATGGATAAAGGCGAACTGGTTCCTGATGAGGTGCTTATTGGTGTCATAAAGAACCGTCTGGCTGAATCTGATTGTAAGCCTGGCTATCTTCTTGATGGGTATCCAAGGACAACTCCTCAGGCAGATGCTTTATCTTCGATTCTTGTGGAGATCGGCATGCCTTTAGAGGTCGTACTGAATATAGATGTTGCTGATGAGGAACTTGTCACCCGCCTTTGTGGCAGGTACGTGTGTACGTGTGGTGAAAGCTATCATATGAAGTTCAACCCTCCTAAAAAGGAGAATGTTTGTGATGCATGTGGTGCGGATCTTTACCAGCGTGACGATGACAAGGAAGATGTTATCAGGCAGAGGCTTGATTCATACAAGGAAAAGACACAACCTCTCATAAGCTATTATGGTGAGAAAGGTCTTCTTGTGGACATCGATGGTACTGGTGCAATAGATCGGATATTTTCGGATATCTGTAAAACCCTTGATCAGTACAAATAAACAAAAACAGGTGTGACGCATGGCAGATTCTAATTTTAAGAAGACCGCAGAAAAATTTGTTCTGGCGGTCGGTATTTCTTTAATGATAGGTATTGTTGTACTTGGGCAGGAAGGAAGAGAGTCCATCGGTGCTATCATGGGTGTCTTTATGGATCCTATCAGTATGATGGTCGGTGAAGGCAACTTCCACATAATGCTGTTCATAATGGCAGCTATTACTGCTCTTTATGCATCCCTCATACAGAAGTATACAATTGACTGGGACCTGATGCGTAACACACAGGAGCGCATGAAGTCATTCCAGAAGGAATTTCGTGAGGCACAGCTTTCCCAG includes:
- a CDS encoding 50S ribosomal protein L30, translated to MFAVVRVRGPVNVSGKIEDTLGMLRLHKVNHCVFLQDTPNNKGMIQKSKDYIAYGTVDVESLTEVLSKRGRLEGDARLTDEYVKENSEFASIASFAEALVNDDAKITDVPLLKPVFRLHPPRKGHAGIKRTAQQGGVLGNHGDDIKALLNKMR
- a CDS encoding uL15m family ribosomal protein — its product is MTSRKCNTKKFRGSRTCGGGTTKNRRGAGNRGGRGRSGENKHHFTRALQLGYIRGSERGFSRPLKAIHDVSVVNVGELDELADQLVEDGFAKLEAGAYVMDLADLEIEKVLGTGKVTKNMVVTACNFSEVARGKIETAGGSCVELKE
- the secY gene encoding preprotein translocase subunit SecY — its product is MSLRESLEPIFNRLPAVASPEGHVHFKNKLMWTLGILVLYFALANIPLFGLSSDSIDLFEQYRAFFAGASGSLMLLGIGPIVTASIVLQLLVGADVIKLNMSDPADQAFFQGAQKFMVFVMIILEALPQIVGGYIQPDAGVASALGVGLGAVTAIIFIQICIGGVLILFMDEIVSKWGIGSGVGLFIVAGVSQQIVTGLFNWGLDTTGLPIGILPKWIYIVQNVGLDYIATSEGVMFLLIRGGILALISTVAIFLMVVFVESTRIEIPLAHSAVRGARGRFPVKLIYASVLPMILVRALQANLQMIGLLLSGRGINVLGEYYGSTPINGIMYYISPINSPYDWIPSLVRETFTGYGAPVPSMWQVGLHVFVDAFFLIAGGIIFALFWIETTGMGAKPTAQKVFNSGMQIPGFRRNVGSIEKVMLRYIPKVTIIGGAFIGVLTLLASLLGTIGGAGGTGLLLTVSIVYRLYEDIASEQMMEMHPMVRSFFGQE
- a CDS encoding adenylate kinase; its protein translation is MNVVLFGPPGAGKGTQAKELDKHYQIPHISTGDILRANVRDGTKLGKEAKGYMDKGELVPDEVLIGVIKNRLAESDCKPGYLLDGYPRTTPQADALSSILVEIGMPLEVVLNIDVADEELVTRLCGRYVCTCGESYHMKFNPPKKENVCDACGADLYQRDDDKEDVIRQRLDSYKEKTQPLISYYGEKGLLVDIDGTGAIDRIFSDICKTLDQYK
- a CDS encoding DUF106 domain-containing protein; the protein is MADSNFKKTAEKFVLAVGISLMIGIVVLGQEGRESIGAIMGVFMDPISMMVGEGNFHIMLFIMAAITALYASLIQKYTIDWDLMRNTQERMKSFQKEFREAQLSQNTYMVKKLEEQRADMMGDQMEMSKQQFKPMAYISIISLPLFMWAYHYISGHPGASLEFPFWGTQILVETVIGPIQYWIFWYFITSLAISQVVRKALNIGGV